The Roseiconus lacunae genome has a segment encoding these proteins:
- a CDS encoding HD family phosphohydrolase, with product MNGQSKTRTRQERIESLGIPKPRFVQWWIDSDKADWAVRSAIGLFAAAALLIICKTWEPRFAFRSGSIPTRDVIAKVDFEIENEIETQARRLQQILGVPVFYRNNPAPLQQLGARLSNRLFVVLEAPSIEEMNEDEKAAFGEFIANNPLAPETLDGSRPTDEDRFTALKAVFKNDAELKKLQTAFKHLVKDEFEYGVIQSLKHDPEQGNQQFIRVYTVDPADAVTVNVEDVQVALMGDRIEKMLAEEFRSLYGNDVSSDQYSLVAKMISRWIGSRLPEYETLSYDNQASDKVRADVAASVAPVMKQYYAGRSELASAGDPLDQDELKLLRQEHSQWTQYRGTIDRISRLAAYGGMIAALYLLCGSYIFFVDDRSQVMDRVKLSKLLLLFVAAISVSYWVASDRYRSELAPLVVASIIAAIVYGRDLALLLMAAASISVTLFLNEDLRHLVMLAAATTSATLLTGRIRSTSHLLFVGLISAAVTMLTMVGVGIVAGETMSVGQITETNVEQIIPTSTTFIDVLAALAMDSLRAGVFIIVAAAALTPVLPFIEKFFGVQTDLSLLKLSDASHPLLRRLAQRAPGTYNHSINVASIAEAAADSIGANGLLVRVGAYFHDIGKMFKPEYFIENQSGVNQHDSLQPAMSTLVIIAHVKDGADLARNHHLPQPLIDLILQHHGTTLVEYFFHEAAKRSEENPDEKEVSDKDFRYPGPKPQTLEAAVMMLADAVESASRTLVDPTPARIQSLVDKIAQKKMADGQFDECGLTFRQLYLVRKSLVKSLTAIYHARVKYPSQQPA from the coding sequence ATGAACGGTCAATCCAAGACTCGGACCCGCCAAGAACGAATCGAATCGCTGGGAATCCCCAAGCCTCGATTTGTTCAGTGGTGGATCGATAGCGACAAGGCCGACTGGGCGGTGCGTTCTGCGATCGGTCTGTTCGCCGCCGCTGCCCTGCTGATCATTTGCAAGACTTGGGAACCACGGTTCGCGTTTCGTAGCGGATCGATCCCGACGCGCGACGTGATCGCCAAAGTCGACTTCGAAATCGAAAACGAAATCGAAACCCAAGCCCGCCGGCTGCAACAAATCCTGGGCGTTCCGGTTTTCTATCGCAATAACCCCGCGCCGCTGCAACAGCTTGGCGCGCGGCTGAGCAATCGCTTATTCGTTGTCCTCGAAGCTCCTTCGATCGAAGAGATGAATGAGGACGAGAAAGCGGCGTTCGGCGAATTTATCGCCAACAACCCACTCGCGCCCGAAACTCTCGATGGCAGTCGACCGACCGACGAAGATCGCTTCACGGCACTGAAGGCGGTCTTTAAAAATGATGCCGAACTAAAAAAACTGCAAACCGCGTTCAAGCATTTGGTCAAGGACGAGTTTGAGTACGGCGTCATCCAGTCGCTCAAGCACGATCCCGAACAGGGCAACCAACAATTCATTCGTGTGTACACCGTCGATCCCGCCGACGCAGTGACCGTCAACGTCGAAGACGTTCAGGTTGCGTTGATGGGCGATCGGATCGAAAAAATGCTAGCCGAGGAATTTCGCTCGCTTTACGGCAACGACGTCAGTTCCGATCAGTACAGCTTGGTCGCAAAGATGATCAGCCGCTGGATCGGATCGCGGTTGCCCGAATATGAAACGCTGTCCTACGACAACCAGGCGAGCGACAAAGTTCGCGCCGACGTCGCCGCTAGCGTCGCGCCGGTCATGAAGCAGTACTACGCCGGCCGATCCGAACTTGCCAGCGCCGGCGATCCACTCGATCAAGATGAGTTAAAGCTTCTGCGACAAGAGCACTCCCAATGGACACAGTACCGTGGCACCATTGATCGAATCTCGCGGTTGGCAGCCTACGGTGGGATGATCGCAGCGTTGTACCTGCTGTGCGGTTCTTATATCTTTTTTGTCGACGATCGATCACAGGTCATGGATCGCGTCAAACTATCCAAACTACTGCTGCTGTTCGTCGCGGCGATTAGCGTGAGCTACTGGGTCGCTAGCGATCGTTATCGCAGCGAGCTTGCGCCGTTGGTCGTGGCCTCGATCATCGCCGCGATCGTTTATGGTCGCGACTTGGCGTTGTTGTTGATGGCAGCCGCCAGTATCAGCGTGACACTATTCCTCAACGAAGACCTGCGTCACCTTGTGATGCTGGCTGCCGCGACCACCAGCGCGACATTGTTGACGGGCCGAATCCGATCGACCAGCCACCTGCTGTTTGTCGGTTTGATTTCCGCCGCCGTCACGATGTTAACCATGGTCGGCGTCGGCATCGTCGCCGGCGAAACCATGTCGGTCGGTCAGATCACCGAAACCAACGTCGAACAGATCATTCCAACGTCCACGACATTCATCGACGTGCTGGCAGCACTTGCGATGGACAGCCTACGGGCCGGGGTCTTCATCATTGTTGCCGCCGCAGCCTTGACGCCGGTGTTGCCATTTATTGAGAAGTTTTTCGGCGTCCAAACCGACCTCAGTTTGCTGAAATTGAGCGACGCAAGTCACCCGCTACTGCGTCGCTTGGCCCAGCGAGCCCCCGGGACCTACAACCACAGCATCAATGTGGCATCAATCGCCGAAGCGGCGGCCGATTCGATTGGCGCGAACGGATTGTTGGTCCGGGTCGGGGCTTACTTTCACGACATCGGCAAGATGTTCAAGCCCGAGTACTTCATCGAAAACCAAAGCGGTGTGAACCAACACGATTCATTGCAGCCGGCAATGAGCACACTTGTGATCATCGCCCACGTCAAAGATGGCGCCGACTTGGCTCGCAATCACCACCTGCCACAACCGCTGATCGATCTGATCCTACAGCACCACGGAACGACATTGGTCGAGTACTTCTTTCACGAAGCGGCCAAACGCAGCGAGGAGAATCCTGACGAGAAAGAAGTCAGCGACAAAGACTTCCGCTACCCTGGCCCGAAACCACAAACCTTGGAAGCGGCCGTGATGATGTTGGCCGATGCCGTCGAAAGCGCCAGCCGAACGCTGGTCGATCCTACCCCGGCCCGCATTCAAAGTTTGGTCGATAAAATTGCCCAAAAGAAAATGGCTGACGGCCAGTTCGACGAATGCGGACTGACGTTTCGCCAGTTGTACCTGGTTCGAAAAAGTTTGGTGAAGTCCCTTACCGCGATTTATCACGCACGTGTCAAATATCCCAGCCAGCAACCCGCCTGA
- a CDS encoding DUF4261 domain-containing protein: MAKGLFTQGMCVLFREPVSLEKLQQSLTSFELIGVQESVVDNASPETLVMKFRPEVGGHLLVTPSTEKWPDDMGDPETTPDVFVAWSLGQFGPLAFPGCLQRAAEQAWTWDEAEDAVAEHSCHVRLLISYVLGSENEEQPDDDSDDVVLIPDDYNAVEELMFLMKGVSELLELPEAICYFNPGGEILQDQSGLRQGLNFAWNYELPPLDMWANVRLFRSDDAWALMDIVGMGQLDLPDMEAVYDTNKYDPEDVERFLRTASMYLMNSTEEFQDGDSADGPGDLSWIALECDDSLSDPPRETIRWIPDDGSEPPEALLRRAEVDLDDPFDDEPDDLDDEAFEA; encoded by the coding sequence ATGGCGAAAGGTTTATTTACCCAGGGAATGTGCGTGCTATTTCGGGAGCCGGTCTCCCTCGAAAAGCTGCAACAATCACTGACATCGTTTGAGCTGATCGGCGTTCAGGAGTCAGTCGTCGACAACGCGTCACCGGAAACGCTGGTGATGAAGTTCCGCCCCGAAGTCGGCGGACATCTACTGGTCACTCCTTCGACCGAAAAGTGGCCGGATGACATGGGTGACCCCGAAACCACCCCAGACGTTTTTGTCGCGTGGTCATTAGGGCAATTCGGTCCGCTCGCATTCCCCGGTTGCCTACAACGGGCGGCCGAGCAAGCGTGGACGTGGGACGAAGCCGAGGACGCGGTCGCCGAGCATTCCTGCCATGTGCGGCTGCTGATAAGTTATGTGCTCGGTTCGGAAAACGAAGAGCAGCCGGACGATGATTCTGACGACGTCGTGCTGATTCCCGACGACTACAACGCTGTCGAAGAACTGATGTTCTTAATGAAAGGCGTTTCGGAGTTGCTCGAACTTCCCGAAGCGATCTGTTATTTCAACCCTGGGGGCGAAATCCTGCAGGACCAATCCGGATTGCGTCAGGGATTGAACTTCGCCTGGAATTACGAATTGCCGCCGCTGGACATGTGGGCAAACGTTCGCTTGTTTCGTAGCGACGATGCCTGGGCCTTGATGGACATCGTCGGAATGGGGCAACTGGATCTTCCGGACATGGAAGCGGTCTACGACACCAACAAATACGACCCCGAAGACGTCGAGCGTTTTCTTCGTACCGCGTCGATGTATTTGATGAATAGTACCGAAGAGTTCCAAGACGGCGATAGCGCCGATGGCCCCGGTGACCTTTCCTGGATCGCCTTGGAATGTGACGACAGCCTCTCAGATCCGCCTCGAGAAACGATTCGCTGGATTCCCGACGACGGAAGCGAACCTCCCGAAGCGTTGCTGCGTCGAGCGGAAGTCGACCTCGATGATCCGTTCGACGATGAGCCCGACGACCTTGACGACGAAGCGTTCGAAGCCTGA
- a CDS encoding 2-oxoacid:ferredoxin oxidoreductase subunit beta: MTLPILKAADFASDQDVRWCPGCGDYSILAQMKKVLPDLGVPREKTVFISGIGCSSRFPYYMNTYGMHSIHGRAPTFATGLKATRPDLMVWVITGDGDALSIGGNHFIHVLRRNVDLNIVLFNNRIYGLTKGQYSPTTSEGQVTKSTPMGSIDHPLSPLSVALAAEATFVARSIDAHVKHLGMVLKRAAEHKGTSLVEVYQNCNVFNDGAMAYAQERKQRAENVVELEHGKPLVFGKDSEKGIRLVGNHLQVVERSEVPDDDLLIHDEKDPNPSIQMMLARMRYPEMPEPIGVLRDVQNIATYDDQINDQVTQARQARGEGDLQALFTSGDTWVVD, translated from the coding sequence ATGACGCTTCCCATTTTAAAAGCCGCCGACTTCGCATCTGATCAAGACGTTCGCTGGTGCCCCGGATGTGGTGATTACTCCATCTTGGCCCAGATGAAAAAGGTCTTGCCTGATCTCGGTGTGCCACGCGAAAAAACGGTCTTCATCAGCGGCATCGGCTGTAGCAGTCGCTTTCCGTATTACATGAACACCTATGGAATGCATAGCATTCATGGTCGAGCACCGACGTTCGCGACCGGCCTTAAGGCGACCCGTCCTGACCTGATGGTTTGGGTGATAACCGGTGACGGAGACGCGTTGTCGATCGGCGGGAATCACTTCATCCATGTGCTGCGACGAAACGTTGATTTGAACATCGTATTGTTCAACAACCGAATCTACGGATTGACCAAGGGCCAATACAGCCCAACGACCAGCGAAGGTCAGGTCACCAAGAGCACGCCGATGGGATCGATCGATCACCCGTTAAGCCCGCTATCGGTTGCACTTGCCGCCGAAGCGACCTTTGTTGCCCGCTCGATCGACGCCCACGTCAAACACCTCGGCATGGTCCTCAAGCGTGCCGCCGAACACAAGGGCACCTCTCTGGTCGAGGTCTACCAGAACTGTAACGTCTTCAACGACGGTGCGATGGCGTACGCTCAAGAGCGAAAGCAGCGCGCCGAAAACGTGGTCGAACTCGAACACGGAAAGCCGTTGGTGTTCGGCAAAGATAGCGAAAAAGGCATCCGACTGGTCGGCAATCACTTACAAGTCGTCGAGCGAAGCGAAGTCCCCGACGATGACCTGCTGATCCATGACGAAAAGGACCCCAATCCGTCGATCCAAATGATGCTCGCAAGAATGCGGTATCCTGAGATGCCCGAACCGATCGGCGTCCTGCGTGATGTCCAAAACATCGCGACGTACGACGATCAAATCAATGATCAAGTCACCCAGGCGCGGCAGGCACGCGGTGAAGGTGACTTGCAGGCCCTATTCACCTCCGGTGACACTTGGGTGGTCGATTAA
- a CDS encoding 2-oxoacid:acceptor oxidoreductase subunit alpha yields the protein MTNKDVKSVTGITVRLAGDSGDGMQLLGTQLTNTSALAGNDVATFPDFPAEIRAPRGTRAGVSGFQVQFAKEEIFTPGDTLDALVVMNPAALVTNIGDLRKGGILIANEDGFTEKDFKLAKVDANPLEATVINDSYRLFRVNMTDLTRKAVSEHGLSPKVADRCKNFFAMGLVYWLFGRSLDPTLRFIEAKFGKKPDVAAANEAALRAGWAYGETTEAFGESYQVEAAELEPGTYRNIMGNQALAWGLVAASKLSNKELFYGTYPITPASDILHELTKHKNFGVRTFQAEDEIAAVCATIGAAFGGTMAVTASSGPGIALKAEAMGLGMMLELPMVVINVQRGGPSTGLPTKTEQSDLLQSMFGRNGESPLPIVAPRSPGDCFDMAIEAWRIAVECMVPVMILSDGYIANGSEPWKLPEPNELSEIKIEHPEAGEPDEPFLPYLRDENLSRPWAIPGTEGLMHRVGGLEKQHETGNVSYDPANHQLMVQTRANKVANIAQRIPEQDVVGETSGDLLVVSWGGTYGACLTAVRRCQEAGHRVSHAHIRYLNPLPRNIGDLLKSFDRVLVPELNTGQLRMLLRSEYLVDCIGFNKVQGKPFSVSELIEAIEKHLPSAVPA from the coding sequence ATGACTAATAAAGATGTCAAATCGGTCACCGGAATCACCGTGCGATTGGCCGGTGATTCGGGTGACGGAATGCAACTACTGGGGACCCAGCTAACCAACACGAGCGCCCTAGCGGGCAACGACGTGGCGACCTTCCCGGACTTTCCGGCCGAGATTCGTGCCCCGCGTGGTACACGCGCTGGGGTCAGTGGATTTCAGGTTCAATTTGCGAAAGAGGAAATCTTCACCCCTGGCGACACGCTTGACGCCTTGGTCGTGATGAATCCCGCCGCGTTGGTGACCAACATCGGCGATTTGCGCAAAGGCGGAATCTTGATCGCCAATGAAGACGGCTTCACCGAGAAGGACTTCAAGCTCGCCAAAGTGGACGCCAATCCGCTCGAAGCGACGGTGATCAACGACAGCTATCGCTTATTCCGTGTCAACATGACCGACCTGACGCGGAAGGCGGTTTCCGAGCACGGACTTAGCCCGAAGGTTGCCGACCGCTGCAAAAACTTCTTTGCCATGGGTTTGGTGTATTGGTTGTTTGGCCGATCGCTCGATCCGACGTTGCGATTTATTGAAGCCAAATTTGGAAAGAAGCCAGATGTAGCGGCGGCCAACGAGGCGGCCTTGCGTGCCGGTTGGGCGTACGGTGAAACGACCGAAGCATTCGGCGAAAGCTATCAAGTCGAGGCAGCGGAACTCGAGCCGGGCACCTACCGCAACATCATGGGCAACCAGGCGCTCGCATGGGGATTGGTCGCGGCAAGCAAGCTGAGCAATAAAGAGTTGTTCTATGGGACTTATCCGATCACGCCGGCCAGCGATATCTTGCATGAGCTGACCAAGCACAAGAACTTCGGCGTCCGTACCTTTCAAGCCGAAGACGAAATCGCGGCGGTCTGTGCGACGATCGGGGCGGCGTTCGGCGGTACGATGGCAGTCACCGCCAGCAGTGGCCCCGGGATTGCGCTCAAGGCCGAAGCCATGGGGTTGGGGATGATGCTTGAACTGCCGATGGTTGTCATCAACGTTCAACGCGGTGGGCCCAGCACGGGGCTTCCGACGAAGACGGAACAGAGCGATTTGCTGCAGTCAATGTTTGGCCGCAACGGAGAATCACCGCTGCCAATCGTCGCACCACGTTCCCCCGGAGATTGCTTTGACATGGCGATCGAAGCATGGCGGATCGCGGTTGAGTGCATGGTCCCGGTGATGATTTTATCGGACGGGTACATCGCCAACGGTAGCGAGCCATGGAAGTTGCCCGAACCGAATGAGTTGTCCGAGATCAAGATCGAACACCCCGAGGCCGGTGAACCCGATGAGCCGTTCTTGCCCTACCTGCGCGATGAGAACTTGTCGCGACCGTGGGCGATCCCCGGGACCGAAGGGCTGATGCACCGGGTCGGCGGCTTGGAAAAGCAACACGAAACCGGCAACGTCAGCTATGACCCTGCCAACCACCAGTTGATGGTGCAAACACGGGCCAACAAGGTCGCCAACATCGCCCAACGCATCCCCGAACAGGACGTCGTCGGCGAAACCAGCGGTGATTTGCTGGTTGTTTCGTGGGGAGGCACCTATGGCGCCTGTTTGACCGCCGTCCGTCGCTGTCAAGAAGCCGGTCATCGTGTCAGCCACGCCCACATTCGTTACCTCAATCCGCTGCCACGCAATATCGGCGACTTGTTGAAGTCGTTCGATCGTGTGCTCGTGCCGGAGCTCAACACGGGGCAACTTCGCATGCTGCTTCGTAGCGAATACTTGGTCGACTGCATTGGATTCAACAAGGTCCAAGGCAAGCCGTTCTCGGTCAGCGAATTAATCGAAGCGATCGAGAAACACTTGCCGTCTGCCGTCCCTGCCTAA
- the cysK gene encoding cysteine synthase A translates to MARGKLYSDATKAFGDTPMIQINRLVPEGGATVFAKCEFFQPLNSVKDRIGVAMIEAGEKDGTITPETHVIEPTSGNTGIALAFVCAAKGYKLTLTMPESMSVERRALLRAMGANLVLTPAGEGMKGAINTAAELVEKEGNAFMPQQFENPANPAIHEATTGPEIWEDSGQQIDAIVAGVGTGGTITGVARYLKQQNPDFKAYAVEPVHSPVISGGSPGKHRIQGIGAGFVPKNLDTSLIDDVVQVDDEDAFAWGRRLAKEEGIVAGISSGANMWAAAQVAARPEMKGKRIVTIMCSLGERYLSTPLFGDLGM, encoded by the coding sequence ATGGCACGTGGAAAACTCTACTCCGATGCGACGAAAGCCTTCGGCGACACACCGATGATTCAAATCAATCGGTTGGTCCCCGAAGGTGGAGCGACCGTGTTCGCAAAATGCGAATTTTTTCAGCCGCTCAATAGCGTCAAAGATCGTATCGGCGTCGCGATGATCGAAGCGGGCGAAAAGGACGGAACGATCACGCCGGAAACCCATGTCATCGAACCGACCAGCGGGAACACCGGGATCGCGCTCGCATTCGTTTGCGCCGCCAAAGGCTATAAGTTGACGTTGACGATGCCCGAATCGATGTCGGTCGAGCGCCGGGCACTCTTGCGTGCGATGGGCGCTAACCTTGTCTTGACCCCGGCCGGCGAGGGCATGAAAGGAGCGATCAACACGGCGGCCGAACTCGTCGAAAAAGAAGGCAACGCCTTCATGCCGCAACAGTTCGAAAATCCCGCCAACCCCGCGATCCACGAAGCGACCACGGGCCCGGAGATTTGGGAAGACAGCGGTCAGCAAATCGATGCGATCGTCGCAGGGGTCGGAACCGGCGGTACGATCACCGGTGTCGCGCGATACCTGAAGCAGCAAAACCCAGACTTCAAAGCGTATGCCGTCGAACCGGTTCATTCTCCGGTCATCAGCGGTGGGTCGCCCGGCAAACACCGAATCCAAGGCATCGGTGCCGGCTTCGTCCCCAAGAACCTTGATACCAGCCTGATCGATGATGTCGTCCAAGTCGACGACGAGGACGCCTTCGCGTGGGGACGTCGGCTCGCCAAGGAAGAAGGAATCGTCGCCGGAATCAGCAGCGGCGCGAACATGTGGGCCGCCGCCCAAGTTGCCGCGCGTCCGGAAATGAAGGGGAAACGGATCGTCACGATCATGTGCAGCCTCGGGGAACGCTATTTGAGCACCCCACTGTTTGGTGACCTGGGTATGTAG
- the ybeY gene encoding rRNA maturation RNase YbeY, translating to MSNIPASNPPENSATETSTNGSGDSSAESDCRPPHAADHPTTSVTIDLVWDESVEPWKSKLGLTDDRIVDAARAAAVHLGFTCGQLGVRVTDDATIHIINREHLNHDYPTDVISFPYSDDAPHLEGELVVSIETANENALQYETETVSELLLYVIHGVLHIGGLDDQSDEQRDVMRAAERTVMGVLGLNGISSGAPQA from the coding sequence GTGTCAAATATCCCAGCCAGCAACCCGCCTGAGAATTCGGCGACCGAAACGTCGACCAATGGCAGCGGCGACAGTTCTGCGGAGTCCGACTGTCGACCTCCCCATGCCGCCGATCACCCCACGACCTCCGTCACGATCGATCTCGTCTGGGACGAGTCTGTCGAGCCCTGGAAGTCCAAACTTGGCCTGACCGACGACCGAATCGTCGACGCCGCCCGTGCGGCCGCCGTACATCTCGGTTTTACGTGTGGGCAACTGGGAGTACGCGTGACCGATGACGCGACCATCCACATCATCAATCGGGAACACCTCAATCACGACTATCCGACCGACGTGATTAGTTTCCCCTACTCCGACGATGCACCCCATTTGGAAGGCGAACTTGTCGTAAGCATCGAAACGGCCAACGAGAACGCTCTCCAATACGAAACAGAAACGGTCAGCGAGCTGCTGCTATACGTGATTCATGGGGTGCTGCACATCGGCGGTCTCGATGACCAAAGCGACGAACAACGCGACGTCATGCGTGCCGCCGAACGCACGGTGATGGGTGTCCTTGGTTTGAACGGGATTTCTTCCGGGGCTCCACAAGCATGA
- a CDS encoding Hsp70 family protein, which produces MSSPEPDVTCVGIDLGTTHSLVSVFRDGKPNLIPNSHGAVLTPSVVGVLPTGEVIVGQSAKELRVTDPEACLSCFKRFMGQDRRFRLRDKEFTPHELSSIVLRSLREDASNHLGVPITDAVITVPAYFNDHARQATRLAGEMAGLNVRRMINEPTAAALVYGFHDRSEEKNITIIDLGGGTFDVTVMEVFESTLEIRSTAGESMLGGEDFTDRIVADILAREKLQLEYCELNAPLRVARLRGECEIAKRLLTREQSATIRIPDNQGHFDQSAPTYELSRPSFATISESLFERVAAPIARALRDADLKPDEIDEVILVGGATRMQSFQAFVENFFGKPATLRFNPDEVVALGASIQAALIQKDAAVDDMMMTDVCPFTLGVEVSKELGGQHHGGYFSPVLHRNSTIPISREETFYTVAANQPSVVIRVFQGDARKTADNTLLGELEVSQLPSGPAGSPLMIRFTYDISGVLEVEAYAPGGTKYRTVLTNHIKNLSHRSIDEAKQRIDSLKFYPRENLANLQLARYAERMLGELPPWQREQLDQAIDAYEAAMNRANRDEFQVAREMLLSCLASFGLEPEEDEP; this is translated from the coding sequence ATGTCTTCGCCAGAGCCCGACGTCACGTGCGTTGGCATTGATCTTGGAACCACGCATTCGCTGGTAAGCGTCTTTCGCGACGGCAAACCCAATTTGATCCCGAACAGCCACGGGGCGGTGTTGACCCCTTCGGTCGTCGGCGTCCTTCCAACAGGCGAAGTCATCGTCGGACAGTCCGCGAAGGAGTTACGGGTGACCGATCCGGAGGCTTGCCTGTCATGTTTCAAGCGTTTCATGGGCCAGGATCGTCGCTTCCGACTTCGCGACAAAGAATTCACGCCCCACGAATTAAGCAGCATCGTTCTAAGGTCGCTCCGCGAGGATGCCTCGAACCATCTCGGCGTCCCAATCACCGATGCCGTGATCACGGTACCGGCTTACTTCAACGATCATGCCCGCCAGGCCACGCGGCTTGCCGGCGAAATGGCAGGACTGAATGTTCGCCGCATGATCAACGAGCCGACCGCAGCCGCATTGGTCTATGGATTTCACGATCGGTCTGAAGAGAAGAACATCACGATCATCGATCTCGGGGGTGGCACCTTTGATGTGACGGTGATGGAGGTTTTTGAGAGCACGCTGGAAATCCGATCGACCGCGGGCGAGAGCATGCTCGGTGGTGAAGATTTCACCGATCGCATCGTCGCCGACATCTTGGCACGCGAAAAACTGCAGCTCGAATACTGTGAACTCAACGCACCTCTCCGCGTCGCCCGACTTCGGGGTGAATGCGAAATCGCCAAGCGTTTGCTCACCCGAGAGCAATCCGCGACAATCCGTATTCCCGATAATCAGGGGCACTTCGATCAGTCGGCTCCGACATACGAACTTTCACGACCTTCGTTCGCGACGATCTCCGAATCTCTGTTCGAGCGTGTCGCCGCACCAATTGCCAGGGCATTGCGTGACGCCGATCTGAAACCGGACGAGATCGACGAGGTCATCTTGGTGGGTGGCGCAACGCGTATGCAATCGTTCCAAGCGTTTGTCGAGAATTTCTTCGGCAAACCTGCGACGCTGCGATTCAATCCTGACGAAGTTGTGGCACTCGGTGCGTCGATTCAAGCAGCGTTGATTCAAAAAGATGCCGCCGTCGACGACATGATGATGACGGACGTCTGCCCCTTTACCCTCGGGGTTGAAGTCAGCAAGGAACTCGGCGGGCAGCATCATGGCGGGTACTTCTCGCCGGTGTTACATCGCAACAGCACCATACCAATTTCGCGTGAAGAAACGTTTTATACCGTCGCAGCAAACCAACCCTCGGTTGTTATTCGTGTCTTTCAGGGCGACGCCCGAAAGACCGCCGATAATACCCTGCTAGGCGAACTGGAAGTCAGCCAGTTGCCGAGCGGGCCGGCGGGAAGTCCGCTGATGATTCGGTTTACCTACGATATCAGCGGTGTGTTGGAAGTCGAAGCTTACGCGCCCGGCGGAACAAAGTATCGAACTGTCCTGACCAATCACATTAAGAATTTGTCGCACCGCTCAATCGACGAAGCGAAACAGCGGATCGACTCACTGAAGTTTTACCCGCGTGAAAATTTGGCGAACTTGCAACTGGCCCGTTACGCCGAGCGGATGCTTGGTGAACTTCCGCCGTGGCAACGCGAACAGCTCGACCAAGCCATCGATGCATACGAAGCGGCGATGAATCGGGCGAACCGTGATGAATTTCAAGTGGCCAGGGAAATGCTGTTGTCCTGTCTGGCTTCGTTCGGACTGGAGCCGGAGGAAGATGAGCCTTGA
- a CDS encoding hemolysin family protein gives MNEPWPYFVVSACGFLLSSIGGLGAELLDSFAGRSLEAFCRVKRNRDRFGAVLEHQDSVIRGSEYLRMIGTVLFLVSGTAALIISKQDSEAIGLTWEIGTLFAWTLLAIISMMFVHSWLPAVVTRFASAPVLYHTWPFWRALSSVMNPFSIPGDVIEAFTARLSGKNESEDDSEELIEDEIRTIAAAGTNAGIFGPGVREMIQNVMELNDENVGHIMTVRSDIDAIEIGDSWDKILETVIESGRTRLPVYRETLDDIAGVLYVKDLLPEIVDGTQPRKTLESLMRHAWTVPVDRSVEFLLREFLHSRSHMAIVLDEFQHTVGVVTIEDALEEIVGEIVDESDEHEETRFDILDEHTVVVSGRVMIDDLNDRLHWDLPESDDYETIAGFVLSHLGEIPETGANFTIGDAAFEVIQATRQKIEMMEVRYAPGQRLAV, from the coding sequence ATGAACGAGCCTTGGCCATACTTTGTCGTCTCCGCCTGCGGCTTCCTGCTCAGCAGTATCGGCGGCTTGGGAGCGGAACTACTTGACTCGTTCGCCGGCCGATCACTCGAAGCGTTTTGCCGCGTCAAACGCAATCGCGATCGCTTCGGAGCCGTTCTTGAGCATCAGGATTCGGTGATCCGAGGTAGTGAATACCTGCGGATGATCGGGACGGTGTTATTTCTTGTTTCCGGAACGGCGGCGTTGATTATTTCCAAGCAAGACTCCGAAGCAATCGGCTTGACTTGGGAGATCGGAACGCTGTTCGCATGGACGCTGCTGGCGATCATCTCGATGATGTTCGTGCACTCCTGGCTGCCGGCGGTCGTGACGCGTTTTGCATCGGCCCCGGTGCTCTATCACACCTGGCCGTTCTGGCGAGCCCTTTCGTCGGTGATGAACCCGTTCTCGATCCCCGGGGATGTGATCGAAGCATTCACGGCGCGGTTATCCGGAAAGAATGAATCCGAAGATGATTCGGAAGAACTGATCGAAGACGAAATTCGGACGATCGCCGCTGCGGGCACCAACGCGGGGATCTTTGGACCCGGGGTCCGCGAAATGATCCAAAACGTGATGGAGCTGAACGACGAAAACGTCGGCCACATCATGACCGTGCGCAGTGACATCGATGCCATCGAAATCGGCGACAGCTGGGACAAAATTCTTGAGACAGTGATCGAGTCGGGGCGGACCCGATTGCCGGTCTATCGCGAAACACTCGATGACATCGCCGGCGTCTTGTACGTCAAAGACCTGCTTCCCGAAATCGTCGACGGAACCCAACCACGCAAGACACTCGAAAGCCTGATGCGACATGCCTGGACGGTGCCTGTGGACCGCAGCGTCGAATTTTTGCTGCGCGAGTTCCTGCATAGCCGAAGTCACATGGCGATCGTGCTTGACGAATTTCAACACACCGTCGGAGTGGTCACGATCGAAGATGCCCTCGAAGAGATCGTCGGCGAAATTGTTGACGAATCCGATGAGCACGAGGAAACGCGTTTCGACATCCTTGACGAACACACCGTTGTCGTCAGCGGCCGTGTGATGATCGATGACCTAAACGATCGACTTCACTGGGACCTTCCCGAAAGCGACGATTATGAAACGATCGCGGGATTTGTGCTCAGCCACCTTGGCGAGATCCCGGAAACGGGCGCCAACTTCACCATCGGCGACGCCGCTTTCGAGGTAATCCAGGCCACCCGACAAAAGATCGAAATGATGGAAGTGCGCTACGCCCCGGGGCAGCGTCTGGCCGTCTAA